A genomic stretch from Malus domestica chromosome 15, GDT2T_hap1 includes:
- the LOC103431337 gene encoding F-box protein AFR, protein MRISAMAAPRTSSGSNPGSDQCSKQEISMRKSEPLIPGLPDEVAELCLLYLPYPYQALVRSVSASWKRAITDPSFVLCKKSLCLPLPYLFVFAFNKSTARMQWQALDPRSGRWFVLPPMPCPKAACPPGFACASLPREGTLVVLGGVRADRESSMKTTIVYRTSTNQWSTATPMSTPRSLFDAGSINGKILAVGGDKACNGSSIRAVDCYDPVKDTWAPCATLPAGLAKYDSNVVGNKMYVTEGWTWPFMHSPRGVVYDPDDDTWQEMRPGMRDGWTGVSVVVGGRLLVISEYGDCPIKAYDPDKDTWRYVGGDRFPCEALRRPFAASGVEGNICVVACGLNVGIGRLSECEAELKVEWQLLPAPSAFRGFSPSSCQLLFA, encoded by the coding sequence ATGCGAATTTCGGCAATGGCGGCTCCGAGAACATCGTCTGGATCAAACCCAGGTTCCGATCAGTGTTCTAAACAGGAAATCAGCATGAGGAAATCTGAGCCGTTGATTCCCGGATTGCCGGATGAGGTTGCTGAGCTCTGCCTGCTTTATCTTCCATATCCGTACCAGGCTCTGGTGCGTTCGGTCTCTGCTTCATGGAAAAGAGCCATTACAGACCCTAGCTTTGTTCTTTGCAAGAAGTCTTTGTGTTTGCCTTTGCCTTATCTTTTCGTTTTCGCCTTCAACAAATCAACGGCTAGGATGCAGTGGCAAGCGTTGGATCCGCGATCTGGCCGTTGGTTTGTTTTGCCTCCCATGCCGTGTCCCAAGGCCGCTTGCCCGCCGGGGTTCGCATGCGCTTCCCTGCCACGTGAGGGGACGCTCGTTGTATTGGGCGGCGTGCGGGCGGACAGGGAATCCTCTATGAAGACAACCATCGTCTATCGTACATCCACCAATCAATGGTCAACAGCTACTCCAATGTCGACCCCGCGGTCATTGTTCGACGCGGGAAGTATCAATGGAAAGATCTTGGCCGTTGGAGGCGACAAGGCTTGCAATGGCAGTTCGATCAGGGCCGTAGACTGTTACGACCCGGTGAAAGACACATGGGCGCCATGTGCCACCCTGCCAGCTGGATTGGCCAAGTATGACTCCAACGTGGTGGGCAACAAGATGTACGTGACCGAGGGGTGGACGTGGCCGTTTATGCACTCGCCACGTGGTGTGGTCTACGACCCCGATGATGACACGTGGCAGGAGATGAGGCCGGGAATGAGGGACGGGTGGACGGGCGTGAGTGTGGTCGTGGGCGGCAGGCTCTTGGTGATATCGGAGTATGGGGACTGTCCGATTAAGGCGTACGACCCTGATAAGGACACGTGGCGGTACGTGGGTGGGGACAGATTCCCATGTGAGGCACTGAGACGTCCCTTTGCTGCGAGCGGGGTGGAAGGGAACATATGTGTGGTGGCATGTGGGTTGAATGTGGGAATTGGAAGGCTGTCCGAGTGCGAAGCAGAGCTAAAAGTTGAGTGGCAGCTTCTGCCAGCTCCAAGTGCTTTTAGGGGATTTTCTCCTTCTAGTTGTCAACTTCTTTTCGCCTAA
- the LOC103456099 gene encoding uncharacterized protein codes for MASVRGKETIKSVMKKFSDKTLTPRLKEELKKKGTMGSKTLPTRLREELKKKGIPDSNIIMGRAKRGIYAGRHIQFGNQISEDGGNKSRRTWKPNVQEKRLFSYILDRHIRVKVTTHALRCVDKAGGIDEYFLKTPYQKMDTEMGLVWKARIEKLYEDVGHRQVAFIKPEAEPEANLEQGFKNLKIDEREVKRQMYGWSKKLKQIEDGANKQVADVIDAKVEVGISHVDVPEQLVANS; via the exons ATGGCGTCGGTGAGGGGGAAGGAGACGATCAAGAGCGTGATGAAGAAGTTCAGCGACAAAACCCTAACGCCGCGGCTGAAGGAGGAGCTGAAGAAGAAAGGCACCATGGGAAGCAAAACTCTACCCACCCGATTGAGAGAGGAGCTCAAGAAGAAAGGCATACCCGATTCGAATATCATCATGGGTCGGGCCAAGCGCGGCATCTACGCCGGCCGCCACATCCAGTTCGGCAACCAAATCAGCGAAGACGGCGGCAACAA GTCGAGGAGGACATGGAAACCAAATGTGCAGGAGAAGCGGCTCTTCAGTTACATCCTAGACCGCCACATTCGAGTCAAAGTCACTACCCATGCTCTCCGTTGCGTAGACAAGGCAGGTGGGATTGATGAGTATTTTCTGAAAACTCCTTACCAAAAGATGGATACGGAAATGGGCCTTGTCTGGAAAGCCAGAATTGAAAAGCTATATGAGGATGTTGGGCACAGGCAAGTTGCGTTTATTAAACCTGAAGCTGAACCCGAAGCCAACTTGGAACAGGGATTCAAAAACCTAAAAATAGATGAGAGGGAAGTCAAGAGACAAATGTATGGTTGGTCGAAGAAACTAAAACAGATCGAGGATGGAGCGAACAAACAAGTAGCTGATGTCATAGACGCAAAGGTCGAGGTAGGAATCTCTCATGTTGATGTTCCTGAGCAGTTGGTCGCAAACTCCTGA
- the LOC103400214 gene encoding uncharacterized protein, with protein sequence MARETLTLVSRSLKRAVNKINLVLLSFKLNRLRLASILGCCSSRASTRHCLSFNDRLGLYSCIEDENTSTDGNQRSLRRVQSTRTRDPPKDQSLDDHNGDDGDVDRRADVFIANFHRQLMFERQVSLQLRYCRRDNF encoded by the coding sequence ATGGCTAGGGAAACCTTGACACTCGTAAGCCGCAGCCTCAAGAGGGCGGTGAACAAAATCAACCTAGTTCTACTCAGCTTCAAATTAAACCGATTGCGCTTGGCTTCGATCCTCGGTTGCTGCTCTTCTCGAGCTTCTACGAGGCATTGTTTGAGCTTCAATGACCGGTTGGGGCTGTACAGCTGCATTGAAGATGAAAATACTAGTACTGATGGGAATCAACGCAGTTTGAGAAGGGTTCAAAGCACAAGGACCCGTGATCCTCCGAAGGATCAGTCTTTGGATGATCACAATGGTGATGATGGTGATGTCGATCGCAGGGCTGATGTTTTCATAGCGAATTTTCACCGGCAGCTGATGTTTGAGAGACAAGTTTCTTTGCAGCTAAGGTACTGCAGACGGGATAATTTTTAG
- the LOC103456098 gene encoding uncharacterized protein: MATRSKDSSPTPGREKKSTSSPSTTKRLAKSRTTVTEKSLSTSSAKQVPNYLRPTLSASRHENSLRSSSAGAKKHGPEDHAASQNPTLNRRRSFDKPPSASRIQKALISPGRDAPLRSSSFSAKISSNAPRPRIERTKSSTFGSGKPQLLPAKSVKKSSTSSSVKKESSSGSTRAPKSKDITHTLNLEVNLDAIVSLEHHEVEEVGKISTEEHDKVILPDPKGEESEHFGDHDAGVSEAEANSGEDEKVKASEGSNGNTEELKENVEERNKESGSVLTEKEEKPGDNDQQDGEENAKKIDESGEIKEEEGVASEDQETKVEMKEEQEKESDSKEENEGEERKNVEEKALDEKEREVVVDGGVEEVKPTEAGEAAVEVAEETPKPRQVSGGSSQGGGKKDSAPAYNDVIEETTNKLMEKRKNKVKALVGAFETVIDYESK, translated from the coding sequence ATGGCAACAAGATCTAAAGATAGTAGCCCTACTCcagggagggagaagaagagcACATCATCCCCATCAACCACCAAAAGGCTCGCCAAGTCCCGAACTACAGTCACTGAAAAATCCTTGTCAACCTCATCAGCAAAACAAGTCCCAAACTATCTCAGGCCGACGTTAAGCGCCTCGAGGCATGAAAATTCGCTGAGGTCATCGTCCGCCGGTGCCAAGAAACATGGCCCTGAAGATCATGCAGCATCTCAAAACCCTACATTGAATAGAAGAAGATCTTTTGACAAGCCACCATCAGCTTCTAGGATTCAGAAGGCATTGATCTCCCCGGGAAGGGACGCGCCACTGCGATCGTCGTCATTTTCAGCGAAAATCTCCTCTAATGCTCCGAGACCAAGAATAGAGAGGACGAAATCGAGCACTTTTGGGTCTGGAAAGCCGCAGCTTTTGCCTGCAAAGAGTGTGAAGAAGAGCAGCACAAGCAGTTCGGTTAAGAAGGAGAGTTCATCGGGTTCAACAAGAGCTCCGAAGAGCAAGGACATAACGCATACACTTAATCTCGAAGTGAACTTAGATGCTATTGTGTCTTTGGAACATCATGAGGTTGAAGAGGTAGGAAAGATTTCGACTGAGGAGCATGATAAAGTGATTCTTCCGGATCCAAAAGGCGAAGAGAGTGAGCACTTTGGTGATCATGATGCTGGTGTTTCTGAGGCTGAAGCAAATAGTGGTGAGGATGAGAAGGTGAAGGCTAGTGAGGGTTCAAATGGTAATACGGAGGAATTGAAGGAAAATGTGGaggaaagaaacaaagaaagtgGAAGTGTATTGACCGAAAAAGAAGAGAAGCCGGGGGATAATGATCAACAAGACGGGGAAGAGAATGCAAAAAAAATAGATGAGAGCGGCGAGATAAAGGAGGAAGAGGGTGTGGCAAGTGAAGATCAGGAAACAAAAGTTGAGATGAAAGAAGAACAGGAAAAAGAGAGTGATagtaaagaagaaaatgaaggggAGGAAAGAAAAAATGTTGAGGAAAAGGCATTGGATGAGAAGGAAAGAGAAGTGGTTGTGGATGGTGGAGTTGAGGAAGTAAAGCCAACGGAGGCAGGAGAGGCGGCTGTTGAGGTGGCAGAGGAAACACCAAAGCCGCGACAAGTGAGCGGGGGATCTTCACAAGGAGGAGGGAAGAAAGACTCAGCTCCTGCATACAATGATGTGATTGAAGAGACTACAAACAAGTTGATGGAGAAAAGGAAGAACAAGGTGAAGGCATTGGTTGGGGCCTTTGAGACTGTCATAGATTATGAATCCAAATGA
- the LOC103456097 gene encoding probable E3 ubiquitin-protein ligase RHG1A: MDEFSGKRAENGLISKKGSGLGLRETPNRHRNAQLCSRLGCSGRLNSVKSAQVEKAKPSRPAFRSSSSGKEIIGSSSRSCVGVGNTRNSISEPYKKLSSNLDTDSSETSSVQDDPEVSEIAPPPGKIQRGLHLESKNSVSSEITLMEVGSSRVESNTRSRRSFNQRSGLRSQDSIVGSNVSMGPKGTIQTRASTARNGLRSLRCSSVSDVVPSSCASSDSSLGQRETIKKRTSEGESSSAAKGKKMNGSSSAQNSNSSHGISISADSRRARNMPSNRDNNGVASVRTRRTVTGHSRGRLLPNQGSGNNSSSNGFSAVGPHTSQPEMSINSNASSSSQQLSAEVPLIRQNSYSRPGSSSGTLHGILRAGASDVGSSRSLMNQDGLRRYNMDGIAEVLLALERIEHDEELSFEQILVLETNLFLNGLNIYDHHRDLRLDIDNMTYEELLALEERMGTVSTALPEEALSDCLKKSIYQSTPQEDASVSCDGKKEDVKCSICQEEYVAGDEVGRLRCEHSFHIVCVNQWLRLKNWCPICKAAAAPAPAPSPSPPST; this comes from the exons ATGGATGAGTTTTCGGGTAAAAGAGCTGAGAATGGGCTCATCTCTAAAAAGGGATCTGGtcttggtttgagggaaacCCCCAATAGACACCGCAATGCTCAGCTCTGTAGCCGACTGGGATGCAGTGGAAGATTGAACTCTGTGAAAAGTGCTCAAGTTGAAAAGGCCAAACCGTCAAGGCCAGCATTTCGCTCTTCGTCAAGCGGGAAAGAGATAATTGGAAGTTCCTCGAGGTCTTGCGTTGGTGTTGGCAACACAAGAAACTCCATTTCAGAACCTTATAAAAAGCTATCTTCTAATTTGGATACTGATTCATCTGAAACCAGTAGTGTTCAGGATGATCCAGAAGTTTCAGAAATCGCTCCGCCACctggaaaaattcaaagagggTTGCACCTTGAATCTAAAAATTCTGTGTCTAGTGAAATCACCTTGATGGAAGTTGGAAGCTCCCGTGTAGAATCAAATACAAGGTCTCGAAGGAGTTTTAATCAGAGATCTGGATTGCGCAGCCAAGATTCGATAGTGGGTTCTAATGTTTCTATGGGACCTAAAGGCACCATCCAGACACGGGCTAGCACAGCCAGGAATGGTTTAAGAAGTCTAAGATGCAGTTCAGTATCTGACGTTGTCCCGTCCAGTTGTGCATCATCAGATTCAAGCCTTGGTCAGAGAGAGACCATAAAGAAAAGAACTTCCGAAGGAGAAAGTAGTTCTGCTGCtaaggggaagaagatgaatgggTCATCGTCAGCACAAAATTCCAATTCTAGCCATGGCATCTCAATTTCTGCTGATTCAAGAAGAGCTAGAAATATGCCTTCTAACAGGGATAACAATGGTGTTGCATCAGTTAGGACTCGGAGAACTGTCACTGGTCACTCGAGGGGAAGGCTGCTTCCTAATCAAGGAAGTGGAAACAACTCGTCATCCAATGGATTCTCTGCAGTTGGCCCACATACATCTCAACCTGAAATGTCTATCAACTCAAATGCTTCTAGTTCATCACAACAGTTATCTGCTGAAGTTCCTTTAATTCGGCAGAATTCTTATAGCCGGCCAGGTAGTAGCAGTGGTACTTTACATGGCATTCTGCGAGCTGGTGCTTCAGATGTCGGGTCTTCCCGCTCTCTAATGAATCAGGATGGACTGCGACGCTACAACATGGATGGGATAGCGGAG GTATTGCTAGCACTCGAGAGAATTGAGCACGATGAAGAGCTATCATTTGAG CAAATACTTGTTCTCGAGACCAATTTGTTCCTGAATGGCCTAAACATCTACGATCATCACAGAGACTTGAGACTGGATATTGACAACATGACATATGAG GAATTATTAGCTCTAGAAGAGAGGATGGGTACTGTCAGCACAGCATTGCCAGAAGAAGCATTGTCCGATTGCCTTAAGAAAAGTATCTATCAGTCTACACCCCAAGAAGATGCATCTGTAAGCTGCGATGGGAAGAAGGAGGATGTCAAATGCAGTATCTGCCAG GAAGAGTATGTGGCTGGAGATGAAGTTGGAAGATTGCGCTGCGAGCATAGCTTTCACATTGTCTGCGTAAACCAGTGGCTGCGGCTTAAGAATTGGTGCCCAATATGCAAGGCAGCGGCAGCACCAGCACCAGCACCCTCACCGTCGCCACCCTCCACATAA
- the LOC103456096 gene encoding uncharacterized protein, which produces MQPQQFSRIDLGDLKAQIVKRIGAERSRRYFYYLNRLLSQKLSKKEFDKLCHRVLGSENLPLHNHFIRSVLKNACHAETPPPVHSPVPAKPGIQAANSSPSREDGQEQSLFSHQNQNVPAWSNGALPVSPRKGRSGIREWKLRDRPSPLGPNGKVDTVSHHPTGADDNGGKFIVENGDVHAFDHQRPMQRFQPVAELPGSERDGAVRRPIEKPRIHSKDQTDLAVIDQEEEGEQSNRMSFSRSPLLAPLGIPFYPASVGGARKAFPVGSSCDFVSYYDSGGLSDTETLRRRMEQIAAAQGLGGVSTECANMLNNVLDVYLKRMIRSCVELVGGRSTSEAKKNAAPKQLQQQIQGKIINGMWPSNHMHIQSSSGPVEEQRSRCSISLLDFKVAMELNPQQLGEDWPLLLEKICMQAFEE; this is translated from the coding sequence ATGCAACCTCAGCAGTTCTCTAGAATTGATTTGGGTGATCTGAAAGCACAGATAGTGAAAAGGATTGGGGCCGAGAGGTCAAGGCGGTATTTTTATTACTTGAACAGGTTGTTGAGTCAGAAGCTGAGCAAGAAAGAATTTGACAAGTTGTGTCACCGGGTGCTCGGGAGTGAGAACTTGCCACTGCACAATCATTTCATACGGTCAGTCTTGAAGAATGCATGCCATGCCGAGACCCCACCACCAGTCCATTCACCAGTTCCTGCGAAGCCTGGGATACAAGCTGCAAACAGTTCTCCAAGTAGAGAAGATGGGCAGGAACAAAGCCTCTTTTCGCATCAAAATCAAAATGTACCCGCTTGGTCGAATGGGGCGTTGCCAGTGTCCCCACGAAAGGGTAGGTCCGGGATACGCGAATGGAAGCTAAGGGATAGGCCAAGCCCACTTGGACCAAATGGGAAGGTAGATACTGTATCACATCATCCCACTGGTGCCGATGATAATGGCGGTAAGTTTATTGTGGAAAACGGGGATGTGCATGCATTTGATCATCAGAGACCAATGCAACGTTTCCAACCAGTTGCTGAGCTACCTGGCAGTGAAAGAGATGGTGCAGTTCGGCGGCCCATAGAAAAACCGCGGATACACAGCAAAGACCAGACTGACTTAGCTGTTATTGAtcaagaggaagaaggagaacaatcaaacCGCATGAGTTTCTCAAGAAGTCCTCTACTTGCGCCACTGGGGATCCCATTCTACCCAGCCAGTGTAGGTGGGGCCCGCAAAGCTTTTCCAGTTGGTAGCAGCTGTGATTTTGTTAGTTATTATGACAGTGGGGGATTGTCCGATACGGAGACACTTAGAAGACGCATGGAGCAGATTGCTGCAGCACAGGGTCTTGGAGGTGTTTCTACAGAATGTGCCAATATGCTGAATAATGTGTTGGATGTGTACTTAAAGCGAATGATTAGATCCTGCGTTGAGTTGGTGGGAGGAAGGTCTACATCAGAGGCAAAAAAGAATGCTGCACCAAAGCAGCTGCAGCAGCAGATTCAAGGAAAGATTATCAACGGCATGTGGCCAAGCAATCATATGCATATACAGAGCAGCAGTGGGCCCGTGGAAGAGCAAAGATCTCGGTGCTCAATATCTTTGCTTGATTTTAAGGTTGCAATGGAGCTAAATCCACAGCAACTTGGAGAGGATTGGCCATTGCTGCTGGAGAAGATTTGTATGCAAGCATTTGAGGAATGA